GGGACGCTAGGAGGCTGGGAGGATTGAAAACCTCTCTGCTTTCCAAGCGTTCCAAGCATGGCCACGCCTCTTTGGCGTCACCTCACGGTCTCGGGGGGCATGGGGCCTGCTGGAGCGCCGGGCGCGGCTCCTTGGCTCGCCGCGCCCCCCGAACGTTTACAGTCTTTCGAACTCCCCGGCCATCCGCTGTCTCCGCCCGAACAAGCTGCTCCTGCAACGGCATGCGAAGGCGCGGCGATCGGATGCTGCACTCGCGCCCGGCCGGAAGCAGGCCCCATGCCCTGCCGCCGGCAGTGGCCCCGGACCAACGAGAGTTACTCTTCCTTGTTGCCCGGCCCCGCAAGGGCCTGGGATGCTTCCCAGCAACCTGGGGCCTTCGGCCTGCTGGGAGGCTAGAAGGCAAGAAACATCTTTCATCTTCCAGCGGTTCGAGCAAGAAACAAGACCCCGGCCTCCCAACGTCCTAATGCCCTAACGTCCCAACGTCCTAACGTCCCAACCTCCCAACGTCCCAACGCCCGAACCCCTCAACCCCCTCCTCCCCCGGCCATCCCACGAACCGCCGCTCCCCCCGCAGCGACAGGATCGCCCCCCGGATGTGGCCGGCCTCCAGCATCTGCCGGGCCTCGGCCTCGCCCCGGTCCAGGGCCGCGGCCACCTCGTGGGGCTCCAGCCGGCCCACCCCCACGGTGACCTCGAGCCCCTTGAGGTCCGTGGCCGGGTCCACCTCCTCGGCCGAGGCCTTGCGCACGGCCGGTGAGTCCACGTTCACCTGGTTGGCCACCAGGGTGGCGCAGGCATCCGCCACGGACGCCGAGGAGGCGGCCACCACCACCGCGTCGGCCACCCCCAGGGTGAGGCTCCGGCCCCCCAGGCCGCTGGTGGCCACCCCGCCCACGCCGTCGCCCGACCCCACCTCGAACCGGGCCGCGGGCGCCGGGGCCGAGACCCGCTCGACCACCCCCACGGAGGCCCGCTCCCCCGGGGCCAGCCGCAGGGCCACGTCGCCGCCGTTGCTCACCACGGCCCAGGTCGCCCCCCGCCGCACCAGGAAGTCGGCCACGAAGTCCGCCACCGTGCCCGCCACGGCCACCAGGGGGGTCACGAACCGGTCCGGGAACCGGGCGGCAGCCTCCCACATGGCCCGGACCACCGGCGGAAGCGCCACGGGGTTGCGGATCCGCCGGGCGTCCACGCCGAGCAGCGCCCGGTGGGCCGCCAGCTCGTCCAGGATCTGGAGGGCGTACCTCCCGGCGAGCACCAGCTCCCCGGCCCGGGGCCGGCCCGCCCACCGGGCGGCGATCACCAGGCTCATGGGCCCCTTCTCCACCCGGAGCCGGCCGTCGTCCAGGTGCTCCAGGGCGGAGGGGTTCCTAGCCATCCCTCTGCGGCGCCCGCCTCAGCACCGCGTCCAGGGGCTCCATGGCCCCGGTGTGGCCCCCGATGGCCTCGAAGTCCGAGAGCCGCATGGTGTACTCCACCGGCACAACCAGGGCCGGGGTGGGCACCCAGGTGAAGGCGCCCGAGAGCACCCGGCCGGCGTCCACCATGAAGTTGATCCCGCCCCCGGGCAGCAGGAACGTGGGCGCCCCGCCCACGGTGAGCCGGGCCCGGCCCTCGTGCACCGCCCGGGTGAGGCGGATCGGGTGGCGGGTCACACCGGCCCGGGCGCTCCCCCCGGTGCCCCCGCAGTAGATCACCGACACCCGGCTCGGCTCGCAGGTCTCGGAGATGGCCCGGACGGCCCGCTCGGCCGCCGGGGTCGGCCGGATCACCTCGAGCCCGTGCTCGGGCGTGACCCGGAACAGCACCGCGTTCTGCCCGGTGGTCTCGGTCACCAGGATCGTGGACCCGGGCGCCACGTCCCTGAGGCCGTCCGGGGCGAACACGTCCCGGGGGTCCGTCACCGAGGTTCCGCCCCAGCCCTGCCCGTGGTCCCCGAAGTACCGGCCCGGGGTGCTGCGCCGGAACCGGATCCGCACCCCGGAGGGGCTCAGGCCCAGGTGGCGCCCGGCCGGGTGCTCGGTCAGCACGCCGGTGAGGTGGCTGTCGAGCACGATCACCTCGTCGGCCGCCTCCCGCAGGATGGGCGCGAACAGCCCCAGGGTGGCGCTGCCGCACCCCACCCGCATCTTGCCCACGGGCACGCCGTCGATCACCGGAGCCTCCCCGAGCCGCACCTCCAGGCGCCGCCCCCCCTCCACCCGGAGCTTCACACGCCCCCGGTTCACCAGGGCGATCATCACCCGGGCCGCCCGGAACCCGTGGGGCCCCGTGAGCACGTTCACCCCGCCGATGGCGAGCATCTTGGAGCCGTACTCCTCGGTGGTCACGTGGCCCACGGGCTCCCCGCCGGCCAGCACCCGGGCCCCCTCCCGCCCCAGGGTGAGGTCGGTGTCCACCTTGACCCGGACGCTGCTGTAGCTCAGGGGGGCCTCGGTCACCACGGTGACCACGTCCACCCCTCCCACGGTGCCGCGCACGATCACCGGGGCCGGCCTGCAGTCGGGGTAGGTGGTCCCCGCCCCGATGCCCGTGACCAGGGGCTCCCGGATGACGGGCTCCCACTCGGGGCCCACCAGGTCCCGGACGTCCTCGAAGGTGTGGAGCCGCAGGGTACGCACCAGGGTTCCGCCGCGGGCCTCGTACCGCCGGCACGCGCCGGTGCGGCCCTCGGGGATCCGGCACCCCACCGGGCACGAGCCGCACGGCACCCGGCCGTCCCGGGGCTCGGGCTCCGCCAGGACCGCGTCCTCGGGGCAGACCTTGGCGCACACCCCGCAGTCCACGCACCCGTCGGAGATCACGGCCACCCGGTCCCGGATGGCCACGACCTCCAGGGGGCAGTGGGTCACGCACCTGCCGCACGCGGTGCAGCGTTCCGGGTCGATTCGCACGGCGCTTCCCTTTTTTTGGTCGCGGGTCACCCGTGACTCGTCACAGATCCCGAACCACCGCCGCCCGCTTCGGGGGCGGGGTGTTGCGGCTCTTGGCCACCACCACCTCCCCGTCCACCAGGATCACGCTCACCCCCGGGGTGTCCCCGGCCCGGTAGGCCGAGAGCAGGTCGTCCCCCACCGAGCCCATGGGCGCGTCGCAGAACACGAGGTCCGCCGGGGCCCCCGCGGCGATCCGGCCCTGGGGCAGGCCGTGGCACCGGGCCGTGTTGCCGGTGGCCCACGCGATGGCCACGGCCGGGTCCACCTCCGCCAGGCTCGACAGGTGGGCGATGACCCGCTGGACCCCCAGGGGGATCACCCCGGTCCCCGACGGCGCGTCGTTGCCGATGATCACCCGGTGGAGGGCCCCGGCGTCCACCGCCTCCCGGGCCGCGTGCACGGCCATGCGGGGGTTGCCGCAGTGCACGATCTCCACGTAGATGTCGCTCTCCCGGATCACGGCCGAGATCTCCTCCGGGCTCACGGCCGTGGGCCCGCCGTTGGTGTGGCACGCCACGTCGGCGCCGGCCGCCAGCACCTGCTCGGCCGTGACCGTGGACGAGCCCGGGATCGAGGTCCCCCCCATGTGCATGAGCACCACCATGCCGTGCCCCTTGGCCCACTCCACCATGGGCCGGGCGTCCTCGGGCCGCTTCACCGCGCCCAGGCCGATCTCCCCCACCGTGCGCACCCCCTGGGCCGCCATCTCGGCGAAGTCCGCCTCGGTGAGCCCGGGCTCCAGGATCACCGCGCCCCCCTTCACCTTCATGCCCCCGGGCCGGAACGCCGCAAAGGACCGGGCGGCCAGGATCGCCAGGGCCTTGACCCCGGCCGGGTCCCTGGGCCGGCCGGGCAGGTGCACCTCGCCGGCGCTGACGGCCGTGGTCACCCCGCCGTGGAGCTCGCTCTCCAGGAACCCCACCTGCTTCTGCCGGGGGGTGAAGTCCCCCAGCACCGGGTGGACGTGGGAGTCGATCAACCCCGGGGTGAGCGCGCACCCGTTGGCGTCGATCACCCGGTCCACGTCGCTCTCGGCCACGTCGGCGTCGGGCCCGACGGCCGCGATGACGCCGTCGGCGATGAGCAGGGTGTCGGCCCCGATGAGGGGGCTCGACACGTCCCCGGAGACCACCGTTCCCAGGTTGATCACCTTGGTTCTCGCCATCGGATCACTCCTTCCCGCGGCCCAGGGCCTCGAGCACCTCCTCGAGGCCGGCGGGCAGCCGCCTGATGCGGGCTCCGCAAGCCCTGGCCAGGGCGTTCAGCACGGCCGGGGCGGTGGGGATCAGGGCGGGCTCCCCCACCCCCTTGGCGCCGAAGGGGCCCGTGGGCTCCGGAGCCTCCACGATCATGGGGTGCACCCGGGGCATGTCCGCGGCCGTGGGGATCAGGTAGGTGTCCAGGTTGCGGTCCCGCCCCGGGTCGAACGCCTCCATCAGGGCCATGCCCACCCCCATGGCCACGCCCCCGGTGATCTGGCCGCGGACCCCCGGGGGGTGCACCCCCCGGCCCACGTCGTGGGCCGCCGCGATCCGTTCCACCCGGACCCGGCCGGTGACCGGGTCCACCCGGACCCGGGCCACCTGGGCGGCGAACGCGTACGTGGCGTAGGGCACGCCCTGGCCGGTCTCCCGGTCCAGGGGCGTGGCCTCGGGGTCGAACCGGCCCTCCTCCCGGGGCATGCCCCCGGCCCTGGCGAACGACGAGGCCACCTCGGCCAGGGGAACCTCCCGGGAGGGGAGCGAGCGGCTCCGCACCCGGTCCCCCTCGATCACCAGGTCCTCCGCCGGGATCTCCAGCAGATCCTCGGCCCGGCGCAGGATCCGCTCCCCCAGGGCCTGGCCCGCCTCGAGCACCGCACCGCCCGAGATGTAGGTCTGGCGGCTCGCCGACGTGGCCCCGGCGTCGGCCGTGAGCGCGGTGTCGGCCCGGACCAGCCGCACCCGGTCGGGGTCCACCCCCAGGGCGTCGGCGCACACGGCCGTGAGCACCCGGTCGGAGCCCTGGCCGATCTCGGCCGCGCCCGTGAACAGGGTGAAGCCGCCGTCCTCGTCGAAGCGCACGTGGGCGGTGGAGGGGTTGGACATGCCCGTGTTGCCGATGCCGTAGTACATGGCCCCCACCCCCACGCCCACGGGGCCGTCGCCTCGCGGGCCCGGGGCACCGTCCCACCGGGCGCGCACGCGCCCTACCCGCTCCAGGCACTCCCGCAGGCCCACGCTCGGGCCCAGGCGCTGGCCCGTGATGGTGTGCTCGCCGGGGCCCAGGGCGTTCCGGCGCCGCACCTCCAGGGGGTCGAGCCCCAGGGCATCGGCCACCCGGTCCATCTGGCTCTCGTACCCGAAGGCCACCTGGGGGGCTCCGAACCCCCGCATGGCCCCGGAGAAGGGGTGGTTGGTGTACACCGCCCGGGACCGCACCCGCACGTTGGGAACCCGGTAGGGCCCGGCCGCGTGCACGGCCGCTCGGATCGCCACGGCCAGGCCGTAGGACGCGTAGGCGCCGGTGTCGGCCAGGAGGTCGGCCTCCACGGCCAGGAGCCTGCCCTCCCGGTCGGCGGCGGTTCGGTAGCGCATCCGGAAGGGGTGGCGCTTGGACGAGGCCGCGAACGACTCCTCCCGGGAGTAGACCAGCCGGCAGGGCCGGCCCGTGTGCCACGTGGCCAGGGCCACGAAGGGCTGCACCGAGAGGTCCAGCTTGCCCCCGAACCCGCCCCCGGTGGGGGCCTGGATCACCCGGACCCGCTCCTCGGGGAGCCCCAGGAGCCGGCACAGGTCCCGCCGGTCGTAGTGGGGATTCTGGGTGCAGCACACCACCACCAGGACCCCGTCCTCCAGGTAGGCCACCCCGGCCTCGGGCTCGATGTAGGCGTGCTCGATCCGGGAGGTCTCGTAGGTGCCCTCCACTACCACGGCCGCCTCGGACAGCGCCCTGTCCACGTCGCCCCCCACGACCCGCTGCTCGAAGCACAGGTTGCCCCGCTCGTGGATCCGCACGGCCGCCGCCTCCAGGGCCTCGGCCGGGTCCAGCACCGCCGGCAGGGGCTCGTACGCCACCCGCACCCTCCGGGCCCCCTCCGCCGCCGCCTCCGGGGTCTCGGCCGCCACCAGGGCCACCGGGTCCCCCACCATCCGGACCCTGTCCTCGGCAAGGAGGTGCTGGTCGGCCGTGGGCCGGATGATCCCGTAGCGGTTCTCCCCGGGCACGTCGGCCGCCGTGAACACCCGCACCACCCCGGGCACGGCCGCGGCCTCCCCCACATCGATGCCGGTGACCCGCGCATGGGCCTCGGTGGAGCGCACCACGGCCAGGTGGAGCATCCCGGGGACCTTGAGGTCGGCCGCGAACCGCACCCGGCCCAGGACCTTGTCCAGGAGGTCCCTCCGGGGGCTGCGGGAGCCCACGGCCCCGCGCGGCATCACGACCCGCCTCCCCGGGCCCGGGCCGCGGCCTCCAGGGCCGTGCGGGCCACCAGGCCGCGCACCACCGGGAGCTTGTAGGCCATGGAGGGCCTGCCGCCCGAGACCGCCCTCACCGCCTCCTCGGCCGCCCGGCCCGCCTCCTCGGCCGAAGCCGGGTCGAAGCCCCGGGCCAGGGCGGTCTCGGCACCGGGGATCCTCCGGGGGCTCGGGAACACCCCGCCCAGGGAGATCCGGGCCCACCCACGGGCCGGGTCCGCCGCCACGGCCACGGAAAGGCGCGCGATGGAAACGGCCCATCGCCGGCCCACCTTCTCGAAGGCGGCCCCGTGGGGCCCGGGGAGCGGCACGATCAGGGCCGTGAGGATCTCCGCCCCCCCAAGGGCCGTGCGGCCCGGGCCGGTCACCAGGTCCCCCAGGGGAACCCGCCGGACCCCGCCGGGGCCCGCGATCTCGGCCGCCGCGCCCAGGGCCGCGAGGGCCGGGGGCGTGTCGGCGGCCACCGAAGCGTTCACCACGTTTCCCCCAAGGGTGCCGAGGTTGCGGATCTGGGCCGAGCCCACCACCCGGGCCGCCAGCGCCAGGAGCGGGACCCGGCTCCCCACCACGGGGTCGGCGGCGAGCCGGGCGTGGGTCACGCACGCGCCCACCCGCACCGCACCGCCCTCCTCGGCCAGGGCCCGGAGCTCGGGGATCCCGGTCAGGTCCA
This is a stretch of genomic DNA from Deferrisoma camini S3R1. It encodes these proteins:
- a CDS encoding indolepyruvate ferredoxin oxidoreductase subunit alpha, with the protein product MTRDQKKGSAVRIDPERCTACGRCVTHCPLEVVAIRDRVAVISDGCVDCGVCAKVCPEDAVLAEPEPRDGRVPCGSCPVGCRIPEGRTGACRRYEARGGTLVRTLRLHTFEDVRDLVGPEWEPVIREPLVTGIGAGTTYPDCRPAPVIVRGTVGGVDVVTVVTEAPLSYSSVRVKVDTDLTLGREGARVLAGGEPVGHVTTEEYGSKMLAIGGVNVLTGPHGFRAARVMIALVNRGRVKLRVEGGRRLEVRLGEAPVIDGVPVGKMRVGCGSATLGLFAPILREAADEVIVLDSHLTGVLTEHPAGRHLGLSPSGVRIRFRRSTPGRYFGDHGQGWGGTSVTDPRDVFAPDGLRDVAPGSTILVTETTGQNAVLFRVTPEHGLEVIRPTPAAERAVRAISETCEPSRVSVIYCGGTGGSARAGVTRHPIRLTRAVHEGRARLTVGGAPTFLLPGGGINFMVDAGRVLSGAFTWVPTPALVVPVEYTMRLSDFEAIGGHTGAMEPLDAVLRRAPQRDG
- a CDS encoding xanthine dehydrogenase family protein molybdopterin-binding subunit, whose product is MPRGAVGSRSPRRDLLDKVLGRVRFAADLKVPGMLHLAVVRSTEAHARVTGIDVGEAAAVPGVVRVFTAADVPGENRYGIIRPTADQHLLAEDRVRMVGDPVALVAAETPEAAAEGARRVRVAYEPLPAVLDPAEALEAAAVRIHERGNLCFEQRVVGGDVDRALSEAAVVVEGTYETSRIEHAYIEPEAGVAYLEDGVLVVVCCTQNPHYDRRDLCRLLGLPEERVRVIQAPTGGGFGGKLDLSVQPFVALATWHTGRPCRLVYSREESFAASSKRHPFRMRYRTAADREGRLLAVEADLLADTGAYASYGLAVAIRAAVHAAGPYRVPNVRVRSRAVYTNHPFSGAMRGFGAPQVAFGYESQMDRVADALGLDPLEVRRRNALGPGEHTITGQRLGPSVGLRECLERVGRVRARWDGAPGPRGDGPVGVGVGAMYYGIGNTGMSNPSTAHVRFDEDGGFTLFTGAAEIGQGSDRVLTAVCADALGVDPDRVRLVRADTALTADAGATSASRQTYISGGAVLEAGQALGERILRRAEDLLEIPAEDLVIEGDRVRSRSLPSREVPLAEVASSFARAGGMPREEGRFDPEATPLDRETGQGVPYATYAFAAQVARVRVDPVTGRVRVERIAAAHDVGRGVHPPGVRGQITGGVAMGVGMALMEAFDPGRDRNLDTYLIPTAADMPRVHPMIVEAPEPTGPFGAKGVGEPALIPTAPAVLNALARACGARIRRLPAGLEEVLEALGRGKE
- a CDS encoding FAD binding domain-containing protein, which codes for MTRPRRYLRPTSVAEAVGLLADLGPAARPVAGGTDLVVALRRGEAAPEALVDLTGIPELRALAEEGGAVRVGACVTHARLAADPVVGSRVPLLALAARVVGSAQIRNLGTLGGNVVNASVAADTPPALAALGAAAEIAGPGGVRRVPLGDLVTGPGRTALGGAEILTALIVPLPGPHGAAFEKVGRRWAVSIARLSVAVAADPARGWARISLGGVFPSPRRIPGAETALARGFDPASAEEAGRAAEEAVRAVSGGRPSMAYKLPVVRGLVARTALEAAARARGGGS
- a CDS encoding amidohydrolase family protein, which codes for MARTKVINLGTVVSGDVSSPLIGADTLLIADGVIAAVGPDADVAESDVDRVIDANGCALTPGLIDSHVHPVLGDFTPRQKQVGFLESELHGGVTTAVSAGEVHLPGRPRDPAGVKALAILAARSFAAFRPGGMKVKGGAVILEPGLTEADFAEMAAQGVRTVGEIGLGAVKRPEDARPMVEWAKGHGMVVLMHMGGTSIPGSSTVTAEQVLAAGADVACHTNGGPTAVSPEEISAVIRESDIYVEIVHCGNPRMAVHAAREAVDAGALHRVIIGNDAPSGTGVIPLGVQRVIAHLSSLAEVDPAVAIAWATGNTARCHGLPQGRIAAGAPADLVFCDAPMGSVGDDLLSAYRAGDTPGVSVILVDGEVVVAKSRNTPPPKRAAVVRDL